The Stigmatella aurantiaca DW4/3-1 genome contains the following window.
ACGGTGGCGCTGGTGCTCATCCTCTTCGATGGCGGCCTCAACACCCCCATGATGGCGCTGCGCACCGCCTTGCGGCCCGCCTCGATGCTCGCCACCGTCGGGGTGGTGGCCACCGCGGCCGTGGTGGGCCTGGCGGCCTATGCGCTGTTCGGCTTCACCTGGGCAGAAGCCTTCCTGCTAGGTGCCATCGTTTCGTCCACGGACGCGGCGGCGGTGTTCGCCGTGCTTCGGGGCAGCGGTTTGCACCTCAAGCGCCGGGTCGGCACCACGCTGGAGCTGGAGTCTGGCCTCAACGATCCGATGGCCATCATCCTCACCATCGCGCTCACCGAGAGCCTGACGCAGGGCGTACAGCCCGGCTGGGGGTTGGTGCCTCACGCGGCGGTGCAGATGGTCGTGGGCGGAGGCATGGGCCTGGGGATCGGCTGGGCCGGTCGGCACCTCCTCAAGCGCCTGCGCCTCCATGCCGCGGGCCTTTATCCCGTGCTGACGCTGGCGCTGGCCTTCCTGGCCTTCGGGTTGCCCACGCTCATCGAAGGCAGCGGCTTCCTGTCGGTGTACACGGCCGGGGTCATGCTGGGCAACGAGACGCTGCGCTACCGCACGGGGTTGCTGCGGGTGCACGACGCGCTCGCCTGGCTCTCGCAGGTGGCCATGTTCCTGGTGCTCGGGCTGCTCGTGTTCCCCTCGCAGCTCCTGGGGGTGGCGGGCGTGGGGCTGGGCCTGAGCCTCGTGCTGGCCTTCGTGGCCCGGCCGCTGGCGGCGCTGCTGTGCCTGCTGCCCTTTCGTTTCCCTGCCGGGGAGATTCTCTTCACGGGCTGGGTAGGGCTGCGCGGCGCGGTGCCCGTCATCCTCGCCACCTACCCGGTGTTGCATGGGGCGCCCGGAGCGCAGCACATCTTCAATGTCGTCTTCTTCATCGTGGTGGTGAACGGCCTCATCCCCGGGGCCACCGTGCCCTGGGTCACGCGAAAGCTGGGACTGGCGGCCAATGTGCCCGAGGCCCCCCCGGCCGTGCTGGAAATCGCGACCACCCAGTTGCTCAACGGCGAGGTGAGCGCCTTCTATATCGATGTGGCCTCGGCGGCGGCGGGGGCGCGCATCTCGGAGTTGCCGTTCCCCGCGGCCTCCGCCGCCATGCTCATCGTGAGGGGGCAGGAGTTGCTGGCGCCCAAGGGGGACACGGTGCTCCAGCAGGGAGACCACGTCTATGTCTTCTCCCACTCGGAGGACGTCCCGTTCCTGAGGCTGATGTTCGGCCAGAGCGAGGACGAGTAGCGGACCAGGCATGCCGGGGCGGAAGTCGCGCGCGGGGCTTTACTGACGGATCCGTGCGTAGTACTGGCTTTGTGTGCGCTCCCTCCACCTCACAGCACAGCATGCAGGGTATGGGCGGGGAGCGCTTCGGGCCCTCGTGGTCCTCAGCGGCTGGCTCGTGGTGCTTCTCCTCGTGGCGTGTGTCCGCGGGGGCGGGGGACGCTCGCCGGGGACCCCAGGTCTCGACACCAGGGTGGCGGCCGAGGGTCGGCTCATTGACTCGGGCCGGCCGTCCACGAAGCCATGGAAGGCGACGAGCGACGCGCTGGCCTCGGGGACACACGAGACGCTCACGCTCCAACTGCACCGGTCGTTGCAGATCTCCTGGCGTGGCCGCGCGGGCTTTCCGCCGGACGTGCAGGCTGTTCAGCGAGCGCTTCGCGCCCGGCAGGAAGCCCTCTGTGCGGCGTTGGCCTACCAGTTCTGCCATCCCGTGGCCTCTGTCGCCACGGGCTATCACGCGGACCGTCCGACCATTCTCACGCAATCCCTCCGGGGCCCCCCCGCTTTCGGGTGAAGAGGGCCCCTGGCGCGGTCCCACGCGGACCGCCGGGCCCATGGGCACCGAGGCCTGCCCCGGGCATGGCCGAGGTGTGAGTCCGGAAGCGTCCGCACGTCCTGACGAGCGGCCCCCTCCCTGTCTTTTCGCGCTGGGGTGTGAACCCCGCCCCTCCATCCCCAATTCTTTCGCGAGGTGAATGATGCATGGCGCACACGAGTTCCTGAAGGCCATCACGCTCGTCCTGTGTGTAGCCGCGGTGACGACGGTTCTGTTCCAGCGGCTGCGCCAGCCGGTCGTCTTGGGCTACATCATCGCGGGGCTCATCGTCGGCCCCTACGTCGCCTTTCCGCTCTTCGCGGACCCGGCCACCGTCCAGACGCTCTCGGAGATGGGCGTCATCCTCCTCATGTTCTCGCTCGGGCTGGAGTTCAGCCTGCGCAAGCTGTTCTCGGTGGGGCCCACCGCGGGGCTCACCGCCGTCATCCAGTGCAGCATCATGATCTGGCTGGGCTTCGTCGTCGGCCGTGCCTTCGGATGGACGGCGCGTGAGAGCATCTTCGCGGGCTCGCTCATCGCCATCTCGAGCACGACGATCATCGCCAAGGCGTTCGACGAGCAGGGGATTCGTGGCCGTCTGCGCGAGCTCGTCGTCGGCGTGCTCATCGTCGAGGACCTCATCGCGGTGCTGCTGATGGCGACGCTCACGGCCATCTCGACGGGGACAGGCCTCTCCGCGGGCCAGCTCGCCCTGACCACGGGCCGCCTCGTGGCGTTCCTGGTGGGGCTCGTCGTGGTGGGGCTGCTGGTGGTGCCCCGTGTCATGCGCGCGGTCGTCCGGCTCAACCGCCCGGAGACGACGCTCGTGGCCAGCGTGGGCCTCTGCTTCGCCGTGGCGCTGCTGGCCCAGTCCTTCGGCTACTCGGTCGCGCTGGGGGCCTTCCTGGCCGGGTCCCTGGTGGCCGAGTCAGGCGAGGAGAAGGTGGTGGAGCACCTGGTCCTGCCCGTGAAGGACATGTTCGCCGCCATCTTCTTCGTGTCCGTGGGCATGCTCATCGATCCGGCGCTCATCGCCGAGCACTGGGCCGCCATCGCGGTGCTGACGGCCGTGGTCATCGTCGGGAAGATTGTCAGCGTCTCGTTGGGTGCCTTCCTGACCGGAAACGGGACGCGCACGTCCGTTCAGGCGGGCATGAGCCTGGCGCAGATCGGCGAGTTCTCGTTCATCATCGCGGGGTTGGGCTTGTCGCTGAAGGCGACGGGGGAGTTCCTCTACCCGGTGGCGGTGGCCGTCTCTGCCATCACCACGCTCACCACGCCCTTGTTGATCCGCGCGTCGGGGCCCGTGGCGAACTTCGTCGACCGGAAGCTTCCCAAGCCGTTGCAGACGTTCGTGACATTGTATGGAAGTTGGTTGGAGGGGCTGCGTGCTGCTCCTCGCCAGAAGACGCTGGGCACCACCGTGCGTCGGCTCATCGGGCTCTTGTTGCTCGACATGGCCGTGCTGGTGGCACTGGTGATCGGCACGTCGCTCACCATCGGGCGGATCGCCCTCATCA
Protein-coding sequences here:
- a CDS encoding cation:proton antiporter; the encoded protein is MHGAHEFLKAITLVLCVAAVTTVLFQRLRQPVVLGYIIAGLIVGPYVAFPLFADPATVQTLSEMGVILLMFSLGLEFSLRKLFSVGPTAGLTAVIQCSIMIWLGFVVGRAFGWTARESIFAGSLIAISSTTIIAKAFDEQGIRGRLRELVVGVLIVEDLIAVLLMATLTAISTGTGLSAGQLALTTGRLVAFLVGLVVVGLLVVPRVMRAVVRLNRPETTLVASVGLCFAVALLAQSFGYSVALGAFLAGSLVAESGEEKVVEHLVLPVKDMFAAIFFVSVGMLIDPALIAEHWAAIAVLTAVVIVGKIVSVSLGAFLTGNGTRTSVQAGMSLAQIGEFSFIIAGLGLSLKATGEFLYPVAVAVSAITTLTTPLLIRASGPVANFVDRKLPKPLQTFVTLYGSWLEGLRAAPRQKTLGTTVRRLIGLLLLDMAVLVALVIGTSLTIGRIALIIEERTGVRGSLAETLVIVGAVVLSLPFLVGVARLASRLGVTLAEVALPRRLDRKVDLAAAPRRALTVTIQVIIVLLIGAPVIAITQPFLSGFTGALLVLVLLGALGVVFWRSATNLQGHVRAGAQLIVEALAAQSRSKEPGAEPQALEQVHGMLPGLGEPTPVRLGDKSPAIGRTLAELNLRGQTGATVLAIQRGEEGISFPTAKEVLKLGDVLALAGTHEAVEAARNLLMPEALAPPPEGTQVHA
- a CDS encoding potassium/proton antiporter; the encoded protein is MPSAEPLPTAFLLVLSGVLMAVSVMFSRASGRFGVPVALLFLGIGMAAGSEGPGGIAFEDYGFAFRMGTVALVLILFDGGLNTPMMALRTALRPASMLATVGVVATAAVVGLAAYALFGFTWAEAFLLGAIVSSTDAAAVFAVLRGSGLHLKRRVGTTLELESGLNDPMAIILTIALTESLTQGVQPGWGLVPHAAVQMVVGGGMGLGIGWAGRHLLKRLRLHAAGLYPVLTLALAFLAFGLPTLIEGSGFLSVYTAGVMLGNETLRYRTGLLRVHDALAWLSQVAMFLVLGLLVFPSQLLGVAGVGLGLSLVLAFVARPLAALLCLLPFRFPAGEILFTGWVGLRGAVPVILATYPVLHGAPGAQHIFNVVFFIVVVNGLIPGATVPWVTRKLGLAANVPEAPPAVLEIATTQLLNGEVSAFYIDVASAAAGARISELPFPAASAAMLIVRGQELLAPKGDTVLQQGDHVYVFSHSEDVPFLRLMFGQSEDE